Proteins encoded in a region of the Cheilinus undulatus linkage group 8, ASM1832078v1, whole genome shotgun sequence genome:
- the LOC121513230 gene encoding uncharacterized protein LOC121513230: MAAGMCVPLLVYLSIVLLQRVSAGGAYCARTARARAAALGLDYPGVNGAPDLSRPPNNEMHPRSISQTYYYNEQAEIGPNLASYGQNHPGLRPLDDSIHKKAHPMSFTSLPRSYNPGHTTHQGLSFPRGRSAINHRSNFEQVNHVAPEASSQHNLVHLNPQGHSKPPSFVNNGHDLVVDESVPNSRGVYVSGPPLPHGRGRAPYQRVDSPGRAVPVLGSARFANKEHIRGPAVDKLSRKRSPARFAHRSINVRRLNQEKPFRRNLFKPM; encoded by the exons ATGGCTGCAGGGATGTGTGTACCGCTGCTGGTTTATCTCAG CATTGTTCTGCTTCAGCGTGTGTCAGCTGGAGGTGCTTATTGTGCAAGAACAGCAAGAG CTCGTGCAGCTGCCTTGGGTTTGGATTATCCTGGAGTCAACGGAGCCCCTGATCTCTCCAGACCCCCTAACAATGAGATGCACCCTCGCTCAATTTCTCAAACATACTATTACAATGAGCAGGCTGAAATTGGGCCTAATTTGGCCTCCTATGGACAAAATCACCCAGGATTAAGACCCCTGGATGACAGCATTCATAAAAAGGCTCACCCTATGAGTTTTACATCACTACCAAGAAGTTATAATCCAGGACACACTACTCACCAAGGGCTTAGCTTCCCCAGAGGACGGTCAGCCATTAACCACAGGTCCAATTTTGAGCAGGTCAACCATGTTGCCCCTGAAGCCTCAAGCCAGCATAACCTTGTTCATTTGAATCCTCAAGGTCACAGCAAGCCCCCCTCATTTGTCAACAATGGGCATGACCTTGTTGTTGATGAGTCTGTCCCAAATAGTCGTGGCGTGTATGTGAGTGGCCCCCCCCTGCCTCATGGCAGGGGTCGTGCCCCTTACCAGAGGGTTGACAGCCCAGGCAGAGCAGTCCCCGTCCTTGGGTCAGCCAGATTTGCCAACAAAGAGCACATCCGAGGACCTGCTGTGGATAAACTGAGCAGGAAGAGATCTCCTGCCCGTTTTGCTCACAGAAGCATCAATGTGAGACGGTTAAATCAAGAAAAACCTTTTCGTAGAAATCTTTTCAAACCAATGTGA